In a genomic window of Wyeomyia smithii strain HCP4-BCI-WySm-NY-G18 chromosome 1, ASM2978416v1, whole genome shotgun sequence:
- the LOC129723665 gene encoding uncharacterized protein LOC129723665 has product MSKRKAEHTQPICRFCLETSTLEMANIFSTSPTTDIPTAEEIWIMLGIKVEPEDGLPKGICITCLTKVNYVKRIRKQFLEADTTLRELHQNGLLTYNVVLSPECTDDEPAKQYHSTQQAAASASDLSKSYEQSHEPQTTSYHYQNDQLLTEDQIIIVKHEEVVDDDTTTVVKVESAYDIDNASEEPDKAGYPLYTESFIEKPSIVGDPVERPSKSFNTKRRLRKHGTSHRFRFGSND; this is encoded by the exons ATGAGCAAACGAAAGGCGGAACACACACAGCCAATTTGTCGCTTTTGTTTGGAAACATCAACGCTTGAAATGGCAAATATCTTTTCAACTTCTCCAACCACAGATATACCTACGGCGGAAGAAATCTGGATAATGCTGGGAATAAAG GTTGAACCAGAGGACGGCCTACCGAAGGGAATCTGTATTACGTGTCTGACGAAAGTAAACTACGTCAAGCGAATACGCAAACAGTTTCTGGAAGCCGACACAACCTTGCGCGAGTTGCATCAAAACGGACTGCTAACCTACAACGTAGTGCTGAGTCCAGAGTGTACGGATGATGAACCAGCGAAGCAGTATCACAGTACCCAGCAGGCAGCGGCATCAGCTAGTGATCTCAGCAAATCGTACGAACAATCTCACGAACCACAGACTACATCCTATCACTACCAGAACGATCAACTGCTAACGGAAGATCAAATAATAATAGTGAAGCATGAAGAAGTGGTCGATGATGATACGACAACTGTCGTAAAGGTGGAATCTGCATACGACATCGACAATGCTAGCGAAGAACCAGACAAAGCTGGTTATCCACTGTACACCGAAAGCTTTATCGAGAAACCGTCGATCGTTGGCGACCCCGTTGAGCGACCATCGAAATCATTCAATACGAAACGGAGACTGCGGAAACATGGCACCTCTCATCGGTTTAGATTTGGTTCGAACGATTGA